In one window of Mobiluncus massiliensis DNA:
- a CDS encoding DUF948 domain-containing protein has protein sequence MRFAQTAQNSVATPGQENDMIGEIAGIIAAVAFAVLVLFLAVPLWKLGGVFSQLEQSIKTVADETVVAVKQGQTSLDQVNNQLERVDSMTSAANRSVEDLSALTTLFTATLGRPLIKVAAFNYAVRKAMGIDKKKAK, from the coding sequence GTGCGTTTCGCGCAGACTGCGCAGAATTCGGTCGCTACACCGGGACAGGAGAATGACATGATTGGTGAAATTGCCGGGATTATTGCCGCCGTGGCTTTCGCGGTATTGGTGCTATTTTTGGCAGTGCCGCTGTGGAAACTGGGTGGGGTGTTTTCCCAACTGGAGCAATCCATCAAAACTGTCGCCGACGAAACGGTGGTGGCGGTCAAACAGGGACAGACGTCTTTGGATCAGGTCAATAATCAGTTGGAACGGGTCGATTCCATGACCTCGGCGGCGAATCGTTCCGTCGAGGATCTTTCGGCTCTGACGACCTTGTTCACGGCAACGCTGGGCCGGCCGCTCATTAAGGTAGCCGCGTTTAACTATGCGGTGCGTAAAGCCATGGGTATCGACAAGAAGAAAGCGAAGTAG
- the rpsD gene encoding 30S ribosomal protein S4 codes for MGNRSRKMVRLSRALGMPLTPKAKRYFERRPYGPGEHGRARRRSESDYAVRLKEKQRLRAQYAIREAQLVKTFQEARRMEGQTGDNLVELLETRLDALVLRAGFGRTMFQARQAVTHRHILVDGKIVDRPSYKVRPGQTVQVKPSSQVKDPFVVAARGSHRDVLPDVPPYLKVDLEKLRFTLDRQPKREEVPIQCEVQLVVEHYSR; via the coding sequence ATGGGAAACCGTTCTCGGAAAATGGTGCGTTTGTCGCGTGCCTTGGGGATGCCGCTGACCCCGAAAGCTAAGCGGTACTTTGAACGTCGTCCTTACGGACCCGGTGAACACGGCCGTGCCCGGCGCCGCAGCGAATCTGACTACGCGGTGCGTTTGAAGGAAAAGCAGCGTTTGCGCGCCCAATACGCGATTCGTGAGGCGCAGCTGGTCAAGACTTTCCAGGAGGCGCGTCGCATGGAAGGCCAGACCGGTGACAACCTGGTGGAATTGCTGGAAACTCGGCTTGATGCCCTGGTGTTGCGTGCCGGTTTCGGACGCACCATGTTCCAGGCTCGTCAGGCGGTAACCCACCGTCACATCTTGGTCGACGGCAAGATTGTGGATCGCCCCTCTTACAAGGTACGTCCCGGCCAGACTGTCCAGGTCAAGCCGTCCTCCCAGGTCAAGGACCCCTTCGTGGTGGCTGCCCGCGGTTCTCACCGCGATGTGCTGCCTGATGTGCCGCCCTATTTGAAGGTTGATTTGGAAAAGCTGCGTTTTACTCTGGATCGCCAGCCTAAGCGTGAAGAAGTCCCGATTCAGTGTGAAGTGCAACTGGTTGTGGAGCACTATTCCCGCTAA